ATCGAATTTATATTTCCCAAAGATAAAATTCGGGAAATCCAAATATGACGCTTGTACCCAACGTTCATGAAGCCGAACCCATCCCCGCAGCCGCCCGAGACGCAATCGACGCCCTGATGAAGTCAGGCGATCTGTTTCGCTATACCGCACCTCAGGATGCGCCCGTTGCTCTCCTGGAGGCAGAGTTTGCCGAACTGCTCGGCACAAAATACGCGCTGGCGGTCTCTTCCTGTTCTGCCGCGCTGTTTTTGTCGCTCAAGGCGCTTGGGCTGCCCCGCGATGCGCGGGTTCTGATCCCCGGATTTACCTTTGCCGCCGTGCCGTCTTCAATCGTGCACGCGGATTGCATTCCGGTTCTGTGCGAGGTCGGGGACAATTATCGCGTCGATATGGCCGATTTCACGGCCAAGCTGGACAGCGTGCAGGCAGTGATCATCAGCCATATGCGCGGCCATACCTCGGACATGGACGCGATCATGGAGCTGTGTGAAGCGCGCGATATCCCGGTGATCGAAGACGCCGCCCACTCATTGGGCACAACCTGGCATGGGCGCAATATTGGCACCATCGGTAAGGTCGGCTGCTTCTCGTTCCAGTCCTATAAAATGATCAACGCAGGCGAAGGTGGCATTCTGGTCAGCGACGATGCGGATCTTGTGGCGCGCGCTGTTATCATGTCGGGCGCATACGAACACAACTGGAAAAAGCACTCTGGCTCACCAGAGCTGGAACAGGCCTTTGCCAAATGGCAGAACCAGTTGCCACTGTATAACCTGCGCATGAGCAACCTCAGCGCTGCAGTCATTCGTCCGCAAATCCCCGAATTGGCACGCCGTGTTCGCGACGGGCTGGCAAACCATGACTATGTGGCTGATCGTCTGAACACATCGCCCTACATCGATGTCCCTGCCCCTCTGACACCCGAGCAGCGCGCACCGGATTCGATCCAATTCAATCTGGTTGACCTCAGCGACGATGAAATCCGCGCCTTTGCCGCCGCAGCCGAGGCACGCGGTGTCAAGGTGCAGGTCTTTGGCCTGAGTCAGGATAACGCTCGTGCCTTCTGGAACTGGCAGTTCCTACCCGAACAGTTCGACCTGCCACAGACCCGTGCGATGCTGATGAAGGCCTGCGATGTACGTCTGCCCGTGCGTTTGACGCGCGATGAACTGGACGTAATCTCGGACATCCTGCTGGCTTCTGTTGGCGAGGTTGTCGGCCCGGTGCCAGTCTACGGGACCTGATCGTCAGTTCTATTGCAGATCAAGGTCGTTAATTGAAAGTAACAATGCGTCGATCCCGTCGGGGGTTGGCGCGACGCGCGACAAAATCCCGGCAACGGCAAGCCCGGTTTCTGTTTGCGTCAGAAACGGTGCACCGGAATCCCCCATCATGACGGGGCAGATCGCGCGCATCAGCCCCTGTCCGGCCTGTGCGGCATTACAGCTATCGGTGCGACTGAGCACGTGGGGCCGCAATCCGGGATAGCCCGCGAACGTGCCCATCTGCGGGACAGTCCGGGAAACATCGAAAAAACCAACCTGCTCTCCAATTGGCTCGGCCAACTCCAACACGGCCCAATCCAGATCGGCGCGATTGTTGAATACACCGTCGCGCCCCTGTTCCGAATCCAGCCGATAGGCCAATACATTGGACACGGCGGCAGCCTCGCCGCGCTGATACCCTGCGGCAAACCGGATACTGGCCGGAGGAATCCAGCGGTTGCGCGCGCTGTTGTACAAGCAATGTGCCGCAGTCAAAACCAGCCGCTCAGACACCAGCACGCCTGTACAATGGGACCGCTGACTGCGGCTGGCAAAATTGACCCGGCCAATGGCGCGCCAGGGCGGGGTCGTTGCATCCAGAATTTCGCGCGCGCGAATCTCGTCGCAGCCCGCAGCCGTATCCCGACCCATTGTGCAGATAGGTTCCCACACGGATGTAAACTGGCCTTGGGCCTGTGCAGTCTGGGCCCAGATCAACGCGCCCAGAACAGACAGCCAGCGCATCGGTCAGGCTAGCTCAGCTTCGATAGTTTTTGCTGCAGCTCGGCAAGTTGCTTTTTGATGTCGTCCAAATCCTCTTTGGGTTCGGGCGATGTTTCTTGTTCATCATCCGGCCCCGACCAGTTCCCCGACAGACCACCGGTCATGGCTTTTAGAAAGGCCTTTTGCTGCGCTTGCATCGCCTCGAATCCCGGCATCTGGGACATCGGGTTCATGGCGCTCATGTTCTCCATCATCTTCGATTGGCTTTCGCGCAGCATCTCGAATGAGCTTTGCAGGAATTGCGGCATCATGCCCCCGCCTGGCACCATGTAGCTGCGCACCAGATCGTTCAGCACATTAATCGGCAGAACATTTTCGCCGCGGCTTTCGTGTTCGGCAATGATTTGAAGCAGATACTGACGGGTCAGGTCATCACCGGTTTTCAGGTCGATGATCTGAACCTCGCGGCCATCGCGTATGAAACCGGCTATATCTTCAAGCGTCACGTAATCGCTGGTCTCGGTGTTATACAGCCGACGGCTGGCATAGCGCTTGATCAGCAGCGGTTTG
The Ruegeria sp. SCSIO 43209 genome window above contains:
- a CDS encoding DegT/DnrJ/EryC1/StrS aminotransferase family protein — translated: MTLVPNVHEAEPIPAAARDAIDALMKSGDLFRYTAPQDAPVALLEAEFAELLGTKYALAVSSCSAALFLSLKALGLPRDARVLIPGFTFAAVPSSIVHADCIPVLCEVGDNYRVDMADFTAKLDSVQAVIISHMRGHTSDMDAIMELCEARDIPVIEDAAHSLGTTWHGRNIGTIGKVGCFSFQSYKMINAGEGGILVSDDADLVARAVIMSGAYEHNWKKHSGSPELEQAFAKWQNQLPLYNLRMSNLSAAVIRPQIPELARRVRDGLANHDYVADRLNTSPYIDVPAPLTPEQRAPDSIQFNLVDLSDDEIRAFAAAAEARGVKVQVFGLSQDNARAFWNWQFLPEQFDLPQTRAMLMKACDVRLPVRLTRDELDVISDILLASVGEVVGPVPVYGT
- a CDS encoding serine protease; translation: MRWLSVLGALIWAQTAQAQGQFTSVWEPICTMGRDTAAGCDEIRAREILDATTPPWRAIGRVNFASRSQRSHCTGVLVSERLVLTAAHCLYNSARNRWIPPASIRFAAGYQRGEAAAVSNVLAYRLDSEQGRDGVFNNRADLDWAVLELAEPIGEQVGFFDVSRTVPQMGTFAGYPGLRPHVLSRTDSCNAAQAGQGLMRAICPVMMGDSGAPFLTQTETGLAVAGILSRVAPTPDGIDALLLSINDLDLQ
- the phaR gene encoding polyhydroxyalkanoate synthesis repressor PhaR, producing the protein MSEQDKPLLIKRYASRRLYNTETSDYVTLEDIAGFIRDGREVQIIDLKTGDDLTRQYLLQIIAEHESRGENVLPINVLNDLVRSYMVPGGGMMPQFLQSSFEMLRESQSKMMENMSAMNPMSQMPGFEAMQAQQKAFLKAMTGGLSGNWSGPDDEQETSPEPKEDLDDIKKQLAELQQKLSKLS